A part of Lacerta agilis isolate rLacAgi1 chromosome 7, rLacAgi1.pri, whole genome shotgun sequence genomic DNA contains:
- the LOC117050491 gene encoding YTH domain-containing protein 1-like produces the protein MWGKLRTQPVSGRQVENTPLCLETGSTSAEERRRRRRRKKKVSGAKAETEEVGESPGSRSKARAPEQENLNGAKGVEKKVERDEEEGEDAEESEKSEVKTEQELDREIEVQKEGVGEARRRKIKGEEASEDGMSGRKANKGRRKGSTSKPGCPGGSRKRKAKEDDGGMRKKRKKEEECGKEDKWKWYVLRSGCQYYF, from the exons atgtgggGAAAACTGCGAACCCAGCCA GTCTCAGGTCGGCAGGTGGAGAACACGCCGCTCTGCTTGGAAACGGGCAGCACCTCAgcggaggaaaggaggaggaggaggaggaggaagaagaaagtctCTGGTGCTAAAGCGGAGACGGAGGAGGTGGGAGAGAGTCCAGGAAGCCGCAGCAAAGCGAGGGCTCCGGAGCAGGAGAACTTGAACGGGGCAAAGGGagtggagaaaaaggtggagagGGACGAGGAAGAAGGAGAGGACGCAGAAGAAAGTGAGAAAAGCGAGGTGAAGACAGAGCAAGAGTTGGATAGAGAGATTGAGGTGCAGAAAGAGGGTGTCGGGGAGgccaggaggaggaagatcaAGGGGGAAGAGGCCTCGGAGGACGGCATGAGCGGAAGAAAGGCCAATAAAGGCCGGAGAAAAGGATCCACCTCAAAACCTGGGTGTCCGGGAGGCTCCCGGAAGAGAAAAGCGAAGGAGGATGATGGAGGcatgaggaagaaaaggaagaaggaggaggaatgcGGGAaagaggacaagtggaagtggtACGTGCTGCGTTCGGGTTGCCAATATTATTTTTGA